The sequence GTTTCACCGAGTGCCATCATCTGAATCGCAAAAATGACCAGAAGCATCCCTAACAGCCCATCTTGTGAAAAAGGAAATAATCCCAGATTTACCGGGATCAGGACTAATCCAAGAAGAGTTAGGAGAACTGCAACCAGAAGAAGAACACTCAATGAGAGGGAGAGTGAAGTATCTTTTAGTACCAGCCAAATCCTACTTGTTTGCGTATTATCAATTCTCGCATGAATATCATTGGCTGTTTGTTTTGAAGACGGGTATTTTCGAGCAATCTTCTGAATACACCATGCAAGGTAAAATAAACTTATTGCATACAGAATTAGAATTACAGCGGTTTGTTGATTGGTAGTTATCCCAGGAAAAAGAGTGATCAGGCCACAAAAACAGCTTATAATGTATACTATCCCACACGCCAGGATGAGGTGCTGTAACACACCTGAACTATGTCTCCATGTTTTTGCCTTGTCTTCCCTCAAAAATAATTGTAGGAAAAGAGCTGCTCCTCCGAAAAAAAGAACGCTTCCGACAAGGATCCTAACATACTCTGAAAGATAGCCAGGAATAAAACCTGCAGCCATACCTACAATCGCAACGCATATACCTGCCAAAATCAAAAGCCAAGACCGCTTGAGATCACCAAATGGTGTCTTTCCCATGGTGACGATTTGAAAAGCGATAAGGAGGAGGAACAATCCATAGGTGCTATCTGGTGCATATGGAAGAATTCCGGTGTTAATCTGAAAGAGAAGTACCCCAAAAAGAAACATAAAAATCCCAAGAATGATCAAAATGACCACTTCGATCGTAAGATCTGCTTCCCCGGTAATTTTAAGATGGTTCTTTATCTGCCTGTGTTCGTCTGTCATATAATATACTACTCCTTGAATGGCGATTGTACCCTTAATGCATTCTTTCAAAGTAGCATTATTTTCGAAAAATGATATTTCTATCTGAATCCACTTATCTGTCGATAACTGCCCGCTGGCACACGTATTTTAAATCGGACACCTTCACCTGGAATACTACAGCAGATATCAAAATAAAAAAATCTTATAGTATTATGTTGTATTATCGATAATTCAATCAATAAATTATTAATACTTATGGCATAATCATGCAATAAGATGATAACCTGAAATTATAAATCTTCATGGCTCTTATTACACGATCAAGTTTTATAGAATTTGGGTGATTTTCATATCCAGGATCCAGAATGATAACTCTCTAAACCAAACATGTATTCTCGGAAATGATGTCCTGTTGTATGAATCTAAAATATGTGAGATCCTGACACATATCAGAAAACCCGGAGACTTCAGAACTCCTCCAAAAATCGCTATAATAAGTCCAACTTCATACTCCAGAACCGTTGTAGCAGATAGTATTGCCAGGGAAATTTCTGTATTAGTTAAGAGGAAAAATTTTTCTGGAGAACCATTTGGAAAAAGAGAGTTGGAGAATTTATTTGAAGAACATGCGGTTTATGTCTGCGAAGAATGTCAATATCTTTATGAAAGAAGGCCACATGGTTTTGATCTTCTGAGGTTATTTCTATCTTCTCTTGTAACGAATTCACGTCAGGTTATTACTACATGGAACCAGTATTCATGGAATTTCCTGAGTGGATTTCTTCACATAGAACGCTGGTTTCCGATAATTATTACTCTTCCTCTCTTATCCTTACCTGAATTAAAAAAATATCTCATTGCTGATGGGAAAGAAAACCTTCATTTTATTATTGATACTGAACTGGATAATTCATTGGAATTAGTAAGGAAAGATTATGATATTACCATTTCTTCATTAAATCTTTCGTTTTCTATTCCATATCTGACCGTTCAACGTCGTTATGCATCATATATTCCTTTACTCGCAGATAAACAGGCTTTGCCAGAAGAACTGATCTTTCGGGAAATATATCGACTATCTTCAGGTGAACCAGGGATCGCTCTGAAAATATTTCATGATGCGATAGTGGAAGATGAAATCAGAGTAACACACCTTCCAAAGCCGCTTTCTGTCCCTGAATTATATGCTATTGATATCTTTGTGTTAACCCTTATTCTCATGTATGAATTACCTGTATATTCAAGGCTAAATGAGTCCATTCAGGATAAAGCAATGCTTAATTCTTCATTATATCGACTGGTATCATCAGGGCTGGTAATCAGAAATGAGGAAGTATGGTGCATCAGTTTAGAGGGATTTGCACCGGTTGTGGATTACTTAAAACAACGGAGGATGATTTGGTAATGAATGAAAGCGTTGCGTTGGATATGGGCTCACCTGTTGCCCCTCTTTCCGGAGACTATTCTTTCCTTATTCTATATATTGTCCTGATTTATCTTTTAACATTTATTCTTAACTGGATTATTGGTCATTTTCTCCAACAATTTTCCGAGATGTTTTCTAAAGATCGTATCACCATACAAATGCTGATACCGCTAGTAAAAATTGCTTTTTATTGTATTGCTACCTGGTTTGCCATCACTGCAATTCTCGCTCCTTCCTATACTGAGATGGTTGCCTTTTTTGGATTATTTGGTGCTGCATTGGGTTTTGGGCTGAAGGATCTTCTGGCCAACATTATCGGAGGTATTGTGATAATTTTTGAAAAACCATATCAGATTGGGGATAAAGTAGCGTTTGGAGCGTATTATGGTGAAGTGACAGATATTGGTCTTCGAACAACAAGAATGGTTACTCCGTCTGACGATGTTGTGACCATACCAAATTACCAGATATTTTCCGGAACTGTTTCTAGTGGAAATTTTGGTTCCACTGCAATGATGGTTGTAACAGATCTCTTCATTGATACGGATTCAGATTATTCCCTGGCTCAAACTCTTGTCAGAGAAACAATTGCAAGTTCACCATATGTAATTATTAGTGATGATTTTCCTTACACAGTTCTTATTCACTCATTTCCATTTTATAATCGAATAAGGGCCAAAGCATATGTGACAGATCATAGGTATGAGTTTGAGTATCAATCTGATCTCCATCAACGAGCCTGGGATGCGATGAGAAATGAGAATATTCGTTCTCCACCATACCCGGGTGTCCTAATGGAAAAACAACAAGACTCTAACCAGTATTTAATCACTGAAAAGTTAGAGGGGAGATAATGTTTTTTTTCAAAGGTATTTTTATCACGTTTTCTCTTGAAAACAGACACCGATCTGTTATTGTTGTGTAATTCAAATGTAGAGTTCATAAAAAAACCAAAAGCACTTTATTATTTCTTTTAAAACGTAAAGGTATGTTTTCTACCCTGGTCGATTCCCGGGTTCTTAAATCATTAGGGCTTGTATTTGGAGACATCGGGACAAGTC comes from Methanospirillum hungatei and encodes:
- a CDS encoding mechanosensitive ion channel family protein; this encodes MNESVALDMGSPVAPLSGDYSFLILYIVLIYLLTFILNWIIGHFLQQFSEMFSKDRITIQMLIPLVKIAFYCIATWFAITAILAPSYTEMVAFFGLFGAALGFGLKDLLANIIGGIVIIFEKPYQIGDKVAFGAYYGEVTDIGLRTTRMVTPSDDVVTIPNYQIFSGTVSSGNFGSTAMMVVTDLFIDTDSDYSLAQTLVRETIASSPYVIISDDFPYTVLIHSFPFYNRIRAKAYVTDHRYEFEYQSDLHQRAWDAMRNENIRSPPYPGVLMEKQQDSNQYLITEKLEGR